Proteins encoded in a region of the Sebastes fasciatus isolate fSebFas1 chromosome 9, fSebFas1.pri, whole genome shotgun sequence genome:
- the LOC141774590 gene encoding follistatin-related protein 1-like isoform X1 encodes MLTDRLTATMLTVSVLLLQLLLSSPPVSSSPLAKDQSVCARTSCGAGRECVSTDRGEPVCRCLQQCDVKEHWVCGSNGRSYRNHCELHRDACSTQTKIHVEHRGHCLEKPTNTDVSPIVCFLSDRDWLRERVIQWIKEEVQSNNVTSNVTSDNYLQTYFKTYDNGDSELDSNEFLNFLKHNETALNLTYSNTLETNMLLRSLCVDALIELSDENADWKLSLKEFINCLTPTYHPYERKCALEDEVFEDGAETRMECNKCVCACGNWVCTALTCNGEHQIEEDVQEGAEEEMTEEEWSRRVAELNALQVDRHYSL; translated from the exons ATGCTGACTGATAGATTAACTGCCACG atGTTGACCGTCTCGGtgctcctgctgcagctgctcctctcctctcctcccgtctcctcttctcctctggcCAAG gaTCAGTCGGTGTGTGCCAGGACTTCCTGCGGTGCAGGTCGAGAGTGCGTATCGACCGACAGAGGAGAACCAGTGTGTCGCTGTTTACAG caGTGTGATGTGAAGGAGCACTGGGTGTGTGGCAGCAATGGCAGATCCTACAGGAATCACTGTGAGCTGCACAGAGACGCCTGCAGCACCCAGACCAAGATACATGTGGAGCACAGAGGACACTGTTTGG AGAAACCAACGAACACAGATGTGAGCCCCA TCGTGTGTTTCCTGTCTGATCGTGattggctgagagagagagtgatccaGTGGATTAAGGAGGAGGTTCAATCTAACAACGTGACCTCCAACGTGACCTCAGACAATTACCTGCAGACGTACTTCAAG ACGTACGATAACGGGGATTCAGAGCTCGACTCCAACGAGTTCTTGAACTTCCTAAAACACAACGAGACGGCCCTCAACCTCACGTACTCTAACACTCTGGAGACTAACATGCTGCTCAG GTCTCTGTGTGTCGATGCTTTGATTGAGCTGTCGGATGAAAACGCAGACTGGAAGCTGAGTTTAAAGGAGTTCATCAACTGTCTGACGCCAACCTACCACCCATATGAGAGAA AGTGCGCTCTGGAGGACGAAGTGTTCGAGGACGGAGCTGAAACTCGGATGGAGTgtaacaagtgtgtgtgtgcctgtgggAACTGGGTCTGCACCGCTCTGACCTGCAACG GAGAGCATCAGATAGAGGAGGATGTTCAGgaaggagcagaagaagaaatgacAGAAGAGGAGTGGAGCAGGAGAGTAGCTGAACTCAATGCTTTACAGGTGGACAGACATTACTCtctttaa
- the LOC141774590 gene encoding follistatin-related protein 1-like isoform X2, producing the protein MLTDRLTATMLTVSVLLLQLLLSSPPVSSSPLAKDQSVCARTSCGAGRECVSTDRGEPVCRCLQQCDVKEHWVCGSNGRSYRNHCELHRDACSTQTKIHVEHRGHCLEKPTNTDVSPIVCFLSDRDWLRERVIQWIKEEVQSNNVTSNVTSDNYLQTYFKTYDNGDSELDSNEFLNFLKHNETALNLTYSNTLETNMLLRSLCVDALIELSDENADWKLSLKEFINCLTPTYHPYERKCALEDEVFEDGAETRMECNKCVCACGNWVCTALTCNGEHQIEEDVQEGAEEEMTEEEWSRRVAELNALQET; encoded by the exons ATGCTGACTGATAGATTAACTGCCACG atGTTGACCGTCTCGGtgctcctgctgcagctgctcctctcctctcctcccgtctcctcttctcctctggcCAAG gaTCAGTCGGTGTGTGCCAGGACTTCCTGCGGTGCAGGTCGAGAGTGCGTATCGACCGACAGAGGAGAACCAGTGTGTCGCTGTTTACAG caGTGTGATGTGAAGGAGCACTGGGTGTGTGGCAGCAATGGCAGATCCTACAGGAATCACTGTGAGCTGCACAGAGACGCCTGCAGCACCCAGACCAAGATACATGTGGAGCACAGAGGACACTGTTTGG AGAAACCAACGAACACAGATGTGAGCCCCA TCGTGTGTTTCCTGTCTGATCGTGattggctgagagagagagtgatccaGTGGATTAAGGAGGAGGTTCAATCTAACAACGTGACCTCCAACGTGACCTCAGACAATTACCTGCAGACGTACTTCAAG ACGTACGATAACGGGGATTCAGAGCTCGACTCCAACGAGTTCTTGAACTTCCTAAAACACAACGAGACGGCCCTCAACCTCACGTACTCTAACACTCTGGAGACTAACATGCTGCTCAG GTCTCTGTGTGTCGATGCTTTGATTGAGCTGTCGGATGAAAACGCAGACTGGAAGCTGAGTTTAAAGGAGTTCATCAACTGTCTGACGCCAACCTACCACCCATATGAGAGAA AGTGCGCTCTGGAGGACGAAGTGTTCGAGGACGGAGCTGAAACTCGGATGGAGTgtaacaagtgtgtgtgtgcctgtgggAACTGGGTCTGCACCGCTCTGACCTGCAACG GAGAGCATCAGATAGAGGAGGATGTTCAGgaaggagcagaagaagaaatgacAGAAGAGGAGTGGAGCAGGAGAGTAGCTGAACTCAATGCTTTACAG GAGACCTGA
- the runx2a gene encoding runt-related transcription factor 2: MRKRCGYDPVVKRRPAPSPTNRQLDNQEVKSLHQRSTAPTRGLVQTDSPNFLCSTLPQHWRCNKTLPRAFTVVAVGNDVPDGVVVTVMAGNDENSSAELRNATATMKQGYAHFNDLRFIGRSGRGKSFTLSINVLTSPPQIATVHRAIKVTVDGQRLPRRQRQKEVKSVVFRSQHSSSTTSSDCRSFPSSLWSNEPSFLSQVTSFTPNPRMHHLPALSYSSQPSPYCSYLPPPPAPLSHGGPFQPGSFYYGPNQPLQTAGEDRNVVTALSNYIEGACLSLRGEEPVWRPY, from the exons ATGAGGAAGCGCTGCGGTTAtg ATCCTGTGGTGAAGCGTCGGCCAGCACCGTCGCCTACCAACCGCCAGCTGGACAACCAGGAGGTGAAGTCCCTCCACCAGCGCAGCACGGCGCCAACCAGAGGCCTCGTACAGACTGACAGCCCAAACTTCCTGTGCAGCACCCTGCCGCAGCACTGGAGGTGTAACAAGACCCTGCCGAGAGCCTTCACT GTGGTTGCCGTGGGCAACGACGTGCCAGACGGCGTGGTCGTCACAGTGATGGCTGGCAATGATGAAAACAGCAGCGCCGAGCTACGCAACGCCACGGCGACCATGAAGCAAGGCTACGCCCACTTTAATGACCTCCGCTTCATCGGTCGCAGCGGGAGAG gcaaGAGTTTCACCCTCTCCATCAACGTGCTGACCTCGCCGCCTCAGATCGCCACCGTTCACAGAGCCATCAAGGTCACCGTGGATGGTCAGCGGCTGCCAAGAC GACAGAGGCAGAAAGAGGTGAAGTCAGTAGTGTTCAGGTcacaacacagcagcagcacgaCATCATCAG ATTGTAGatcttttccttcctctctgtgGTCCAATGAGCCGTCGTTCCTGAGTCAGGTGACCTCCTTCACTCCAAATCCCAGAATGCACCACCTGCCTGCCCTCTCGTACTCCAGCCAGCCCTCACCGTACTGCTCctaccttcctcctcctcccgctcCGCTCAGCCACGGTGGACCATTCCAGCCGGGCAGCTTCTACTACGGACCGAACCAACCGCTGCAGACCGCGGGGGAGGACCGCAACGTCGTCACAGCTCTGAGCAATTACATCGAAGGGGCGTGTCTTTCTCTACGAGGGGAGGAGCCCGTCTGGAGGCcatattga